One window of the Lepeophtheirus salmonis chromosome 7, UVic_Lsal_1.4, whole genome shotgun sequence genome contains the following:
- the LOC121121408 gene encoding putative neutral sphingomyelinase isoform X1 yields MRLILLFCCFITKVTPKSENIFSENASYLKVLNLNTWGLSWPWSKDREHRFIALRDEIVNGNYDIVLLQEVWLRKDYDVLRPALPYVTYYQTLNGNCFGTFLPLGCSGLTILSKHPMQDAKMYPFQFKGTFWNFDGEVFVGKGVAKARILWNGFTVDVFTTHLISYTNHPNQDNAKFRYMQALETVRHIRNSDADIKLFGGDLNTLPITDSREPYGILSTVLTDSLIDKFPRASFSPYYSTFGNKKNTYTRDFVPERIDYLMYANSPKIKMKTFDYHVPNFYTVSSHGYKISLSDHEPIVGVFAVERTANISLSDKKHYYKKNELQQKQKQYNLHVDSSEPHSNLVRRRHFLSKY; encoded by the exons ATGCGCTTGATACTCTTATTTTGTTGCTTCATTACCAAAGTTACACCTAAGTCTGAAAACATTTTCTCAGAAA ATGCATCATATCTCAAGGTCTTGAATTTAAACACTTGGGGCCTTAGTTGGCCTTGGTCAAAAGATCGTGAGCACCGATTTATTGCACTTCGAGATGAGATAGTAAACGGAAATTACGACATTGTTCTCCTTCAAGAAGTGTGGCTTCGGAAGGACTATGATGTGCTTCGTCCTGCTCTTCCCTATGTGACTTATTATCAAACACTCAATGGGAATTGTTTTGGAACATTTCTCCCTTTGGGTTGCTCAGGCCTGACCATTCTGAGTAAGCATCCCATGCAAGATGCCAAAATGTATCCCTTTCAGTTTAAGGGTACTTTTTGGAACTTCGATGGAGAGGTTTTTGTGGGGAAAGGTGTAGCGAAGGCTCGCATTCTCTGGAATGGATTCACAGTGGACGTCTTCACTACACATCTTATATCCTATACTAACCATCCTAATCAAGACAATGCCAAGTTTAGATATATGCAGGCTCTTGAGACAGTGAGACATATTCGCAACTCAGATGCTGATATCAAACTCTTCGGCGGAGATTTAAACACACTACCCATAACGGACTCACGTGAGCCTTATGGAATTCTTTCAACAGTTCTGACTGATTCTCTTATAGATAAATTTCCAAGGGCTTCCTTTAGTCCATACTATTCTACATTcggcaataagaaaaatacctATACGAGAGACTTTGTACCTGAACGGATTGATTACCTCATGTATGCCAATTCtcctaaaattaaaatgaaaacattcGACTATCATGTCCCTAATTTTTATACTGTTAGTTCTCATGGTTATAAAATCAGTCTCTCTGATCATGAACCCATCGTTGGAGTCTTTGCTGTTGAGCGGACTGCTAATATCAGTTTGTCTGACAAAAAACACTACTACAAAAAGAACGAACTTCAGCAAAAACAGAAACAATATAACTTACATGTTGACAGCAGCGAACCCCATTCAAATTTAGTGAGACGGAGgcattttttatccaaatattaa
- the LOC121121408 gene encoding putative neutral sphingomyelinase isoform X2 — protein MRLILLFCCFITKVTPKSENIFSENASYLKVLNLNTWGLSWPWSKDREHRFIALRDEIVNGNYDIVLLQEVWLRKDYDVLRPALPYVTYYQTLNGNCFGTFLPLGCSGLTILSKHPMQDAKMYPFQFKGTFWNFDGEVFVGKGVAKARILWNGFTVDVFTTHLISYTNHPNQDNAKFRYMQALETVRHIRNSDADIKLFGGDLNTLPITDSREPYGILSTVLTDSLIDKFPRASFSPYYSTFGNKKNTYTRDFVPERIDYLISHGYKISLSDHEPIVGVFAVERTANISLSDKKHYYKKNELQQKQKQYNLHVDSSEPHSNLVRRRHFLSKY, from the exons ATGCGCTTGATACTCTTATTTTGTTGCTTCATTACCAAAGTTACACCTAAGTCTGAAAACATTTTCTCAGAAA ATGCATCATATCTCAAGGTCTTGAATTTAAACACTTGGGGCCTTAGTTGGCCTTGGTCAAAAGATCGTGAGCACCGATTTATTGCACTTCGAGATGAGATAGTAAACGGAAATTACGACATTGTTCTCCTTCAAGAAGTGTGGCTTCGGAAGGACTATGATGTGCTTCGTCCTGCTCTTCCCTATGTGACTTATTATCAAACACTCAATGGGAATTGTTTTGGAACATTTCTCCCTTTGGGTTGCTCAGGCCTGACCATTCTGAGTAAGCATCCCATGCAAGATGCCAAAATGTATCCCTTTCAGTTTAAGGGTACTTTTTGGAACTTCGATGGAGAGGTTTTTGTGGGGAAAGGTGTAGCGAAGGCTCGCATTCTCTGGAATGGATTCACAGTGGACGTCTTCACTACACATCTTATATCCTATACTAACCATCCTAATCAAGACAATGCCAAGTTTAGATATATGCAGGCTCTTGAGACAGTGAGACATATTCGCAACTCAGATGCTGATATCAAACTCTTCGGCGGAGATTTAAACACACTACCCATAACGGACTCACGTGAGCCTTATGGAATTCTTTCAACAGTTCTGACTGATTCTCTTATAGATAAATTTCCAAGGGCTTCCTTTAGTCCATACTATTCTACATTcggcaataagaaaaatacctATACGAGAGACTTTGTACCTGAACGGATTGATTACCTCAT TTCTCATGGTTATAAAATCAGTCTCTCTGATCATGAACCCATCGTTGGAGTCTTTGCTGTTGAGCGGACTGCTAATATCAGTTTGTCTGACAAAAAACACTACTACAAAAAGAACGAACTTCAGCAAAAACAGAAACAATATAACTTACATGTTGACAGCAGCGAACCCCATTCAAATTTAGTGAGACGGAGgcattttttatccaaatattaa